Proteins found in one Flavobacterium channae genomic segment:
- a CDS encoding sugar transferase, with protein sequence MSASQKIHFEISERKILLRVMDVFFTLMTLALIGHYTKFDYFRISQTNFYWTIVLALYLVFFGTIFEMYNLQTASNRFQISKSIILTTSVTVLLYLLTPFYTPVLPSNRFQIILFFFSILISLSIWRYTYIIFLASNRFMKKVLFVGSSKEVDGLVRELAKFNPHYKVVGYVAVNEEPDDTQVERVLDSDLDDFVYQNYISEIVVANVKNKLTSVDLYNKLLRLLEKGIVIRKYNQVYEYSTYRLPIHFEDRELYKFFPFSRSNQNKLYVYYSRFFDIVFSLVGLIGFFILAPFLWIINLFVNKGSFFYAQERVGKNGVPFTIYKMRTMVQNAEENGAVFATTNDSRITPFGKFLRKTRLDELPQFINVLKGDMAIIGPRPERPIFVEQIAASIPLYQTRHVIKPGLTGWAQVNYPYGSNLEDSLMKLRYDLYYIKHRSLFLDINIVVKTMSTVLFFRGQ encoded by the coding sequence ATGAGTGCCTCTCAAAAAATACATTTTGAAATTTCAGAACGCAAAATCTTATTGCGTGTCATGGATGTATTTTTTACTTTAATGACTTTAGCATTAATTGGACATTATACAAAATTTGATTATTTCAGAATATCCCAAACCAATTTTTACTGGACAATCGTTTTAGCTCTTTATTTGGTTTTTTTCGGGACAATTTTCGAAATGTATAATTTACAAACCGCAAGTAACCGATTTCAAATATCTAAAAGTATTATTTTAACAACTTCTGTAACTGTTTTACTTTATTTGTTAACTCCTTTTTATACTCCTGTTTTGCCTTCTAATCGTTTCCAAATTATTCTGTTTTTCTTTTCTATTTTAATTTCATTGTCCATTTGGCGTTATACTTACATTATTTTTTTGGCTTCCAATCGATTTATGAAAAAAGTACTTTTTGTAGGAAGTAGTAAAGAAGTGGATGGTTTGGTGAGGGAACTAGCAAAATTTAATCCACATTATAAAGTAGTAGGTTATGTTGCAGTAAATGAGGAACCTGATGATACTCAAGTCGAACGTGTACTAGATTCTGATTTGGATGATTTTGTGTACCAAAATTACATTTCTGAAATCGTAGTAGCTAATGTTAAAAATAAATTAACCTCGGTTGATTTGTATAATAAGTTACTTCGACTACTTGAAAAAGGTATTGTAATTAGAAAGTACAATCAAGTTTATGAATACAGTACGTATCGATTGCCTATTCATTTTGAAGATCGAGAATTGTATAAGTTTTTCCCGTTTAGTAGAAGCAATCAAAACAAATTGTATGTGTATTACAGCCGTTTTTTTGATATTGTTTTTTCGCTAGTTGGATTAATTGGTTTTTTTATATTGGCACCTTTTTTATGGATTATCAATCTTTTTGTTAATAAGGGAAGTTTTTTTTATGCACAAGAACGCGTAGGTAAAAACGGAGTTCCATTTACGATTTACAAGATGAGAACCATGGTACAAAATGCCGAAGAAAACGGAGCTGTTTTTGCAACAACTAATGATAGTCGAATTACTCCTTTTGGAAAATTTCTTAGAAAAACAAGATTAGACGAATTGCCTCAATTTATCAATGTATTGAAAGGGGATATGGCCATTATCGGTCCTCGACCAGAACGTCCTATTTTTGTGGAGCAAATAGCAGCCTCAATTCCTTTATATCAAACGCGTCACGTTATTAAACCAGGGCTTACAGGTTGGGCACAAGTGAATTATCCTTACGGTTCTAATTTAGAAGACAGTTTAATGAAACTTCGTTACGATTTGTATTATATCAAACATCGTAGCTTGTTTTTAGATATCAATATTGTTGTGAAAACAATGAGTACAGTTTTGTTTTTTAGAGGACAGTAA